A region from the Aegilops tauschii subsp. strangulata cultivar AL8/78 chromosome 5, Aet v6.0, whole genome shotgun sequence genome encodes:
- the LOC109752534 gene encoding L-type lectin-domain containing receptor kinase IX.1-like, whose amino-acid sequence MGSRRRPSLTTLVQVLLCLYHAPRMALSLSFNLNFSDPGVPNRGASINFAGQAFLSSSALELTTNTSDANIQYSTSRASYVHKVPLWNSATGETASFTTTFSFRITPDRDSPSSAGDGMAFFLGHFPSVIPPKSEGGSLGLLPALTNGTGDTRIVAVEFDTFLNPQNADMNGNHVGIDVNSVNSTASTDTTTIPGRNLTSSHVMTATVKYHNGSRLLAVDLLIGDALYQVNATIDLRRYLPEEVAIGFSAATGWAAELHQILSWSFSSTLQLESRLESNMEAPPPAQLPPPTSNKHKMLVVTLLSVLVPLLFLSVCVAMVTIWRRHEKRRSKRANGDSSSDSDDEEHCVDRAVLERGVAAGGPKRYTYHELVAATSNFAEEEKLGRGGFGSVYRGHLTLAVAGGDQERRAVAVKMLSAESSAQGRKEFEAEVRIISRLKHRNLVQLLGWCDSRKGLLLVYELVAEGSLDRHLYSKDGFLTWPQRYKIILGLGSALRYLHGEWEQSVVHGDIKPSNIMLDASHCTKLGDFGLARLVDHGAGLLQTTKAVLGTAGYIDPEFVNTRRPSTESDVYSFGVVLLEIVSGRRPVVETAEISFTLLRWVWSLYGRDAVLDAADERLRGDEADEWWMERVLVVGLWCAHPDRSERPSVAQAMNILQSEEARLPALPFHMYRTVPELESYGRHGAFSTDGTDCVGSSLVNTGDATLSSDSSPIALLRRSKDLAN is encoded by the coding sequence ATGGGCTCCCGCCGTCGTCCCAGTCTCACCACCCTAGTCCAGGTGCTCCTCTGCCTCTACCACGCGCCGCGCATGGCCCTGTCGCTCTCCTTCAACCTCAACTTCTCGGACCCCGGCGTCCCCAACCGCGGCGCGTCCATCAACTTCGCCGGCCAAGCGTTCCTCAGCTCGTCCGCCCTCGAGCTGACGACCAACACAAGCGATGCAAACATCCAGTACAGCACCAGCCGGGCGTCGTACGTGCACAAAGTGCCGCTGTGGAACAGCGCCACCGGCGAGACGGCTAGCTTCACCACCACCTTCTCCTTCCGGATCACCCCGGACAGGGACAGCCCGTCCAGCGCCGGCGACGGGATGGCCTTCTTCCTCGGCCATTTCCCTTCGGTGATCCCGCCCAAGAGCGAGGGCGGCAGCCTGGGCCTCCTCCCGGCCCTCACCAACGGGACGGGCGACACCCGGATCGTCGCCGTCGAGTTCGACACGTTCCTCAACCCGCAGAACGCCGACATGAACGGGAACCACGTCGGCATCGACGTCAACTCCGTCAACTCCACGGCGTCCACGGACACGACGACCATCCCGGGCAGGAACCTCACGTCCTCGCACGTTATGACCGCCACTGTCAAGTACCACAATGGCTCCAGGTTGCTGGCAGTTGATCTCCTAATCGGCGACGCCCTGTACCAGGTCAATGCAACCATTGACCTGAGAAGGTATCTGCCGGAGGAGGTTGCTATCGGCTTCTCGGCGGCCACTGGCTGGGCCGCCGAGCTGCACCAGATACTGTCATGGTCATTCAGTTCCACTCTGCAGCTGGAATCCCGATTGGAATCCAACATGGAAGCACCTCCGCCGGCTCAACTTCCTCCTCCAACCAGCAACAAGCACAAGATGTTAGTAGTAACCCTGCTGTCCGTACTAGTTCCGCTGCTATTTCTGTCGGTATGTGTGGCCATGGTAACGATATGGCGGCGACACGAGAAAAGAAGATCAAAAAGAGCAAATGGGGACAGCAGCAGTGACAGCGACGACGAAGAACATTGTGTCGACAGAGCTGTCCTCGAGAGAGGTGTGGCCGCCGGTGGCCCCAAACGGTACACGTACCATGAGCTCGTTGCTGCAACGAGCAACTTCGCGGAGGAGGAGAAGCTCGGGCGAGGCGGTTTCGGCAGCGTGTACCGAGGTCACCTCACGCTCGCCGTCGCCGGCGGTGACCAAGAGCGTCGCGCGGTGGCTGTAAAGATGTTGTCGGCAGAGTCGTCGGCGCAGGGGAGGAAGGAGTTCGAGGCAGAGGTGAGGATCATCAGTAGGCTGAAGCATCGCAACCTCGTGCAGCTGCTGGGCTGGTGCGACAGCCGCAAGGGGCTGCTGCTCGTCTACGAGCTGGTCGCAGAGGGCAGCCTAGACAGGCACCTCTACAGCAAGGACGGGTTCCTGACATGGCCGCAGAGGTACAAGATCATCCTCGGCCTGGGATCGGCGTTGCGCTATCTCCACGGAGAGTGGGAGCAGAGCGTCGTGCACGGCGACATCAAGCCGAGCAACATCATGCTCGACGCCTCGCACTGCACCAAGCTGGGGGACTTCGGCCTGGCCCGGCTCGTCGACCACGGCGCGGGATTGCTGCAGACCACCAAGGCCGTGCTCGGCACCGCCGGGTACATCGACCCGGAGTTCGTCAACACGCGCCGGCCCAGCACCGAGTCCGACGTGTATAGCTTCGGCGTCGTCCTCCTGGAGATCGtctccggccggcggcccgtggtTGAAACCGCGGAGATATCCTTCACGCTGCTCAGGTGGGTGTGGAGCCTGTACGGCAGGGACGCGGTCCTTGACGCGGCGGATGAGCGGCTGAGGGGCGACGAGGCCGACGAGTGGTGGATGGAGCGGGTGCTCGTCGTCGGGCTCTGGTGCGCGCACCCGGACCGGAGCGAGCGGCCGTCTGTCGCGCAGGCCATGAATATCCTTCAGTCCGAGGAGGCGAGGCTGCCGGCGCTCCCCTTCCATATGTACAGGACCGTGCCGGAGCTTGAGTCATACGGCCGGCACGGGGCGTTCTCCACCGACGGCACCGATTGCGTCGGCTCTTCTTTGGTCAACACTGGCGACGCCACTCTTTCTTCCGACTCGTCCCCGATCGCGTTGCTACGACGTTCCAAGGATCTAGCTAATTGA